The Gloeocapsa sp. PCC 73106 DNA segment TAATAGAGAGGTAATTCTACCCCTGATGATCGCTCTGCCTGTGGTGGGATATACTAACCTAGAGAGAATTTTGAGCAGGGTCGATTTTCCAGCGCCATTTTTGCCAATAATTCCAACTTTTTCCCCTTTGTAAATTTCGAAACTGACATTTTTTAAAGCCCAGATGATCGAATCTGTCGTTTTTCGCTTAAACCTGCGCAAAATACGTTCAGTTACTTGATAATTTTCTGACCCCAAATAATATTTTTTAGAAAGTTCGACGACAGAGATAACTGGTTGATTGGATATTGTCATGGTATAAACGTTAAGCAAAGTGCGCGCTAGTTTAAAGTTTATCTGCTATAAAAGCTTCTACCTTTTGATAAATTAACAGACCGATAGCAAGTAACACTATTGTTGCTATTATAGAGTATATCCATTGCCATAGAGGAAAAGGAAACTCATTAAATAGGGTAGATCTAAAAGCGAGTAAAGTTCCTGCCATAGGATTGAGGAAATAGATAGGTCTAGCTGCAGCTGGAATTAAACCTGGTGCAAAGATCACCGGAGACACGTATAAACCAATAAATAAAATTTGACTCAAGAGTCTATCAAAATCTTTACTTTCTAGGGAGAGTGCTGCAAAAATCAAGCCAACTGCCAAGATTAAGAACATACACTGTAAAATTACCAAGGGTAGGGCGATTAATTTCCAACCTGGATAAATACCCAGCCAAAGCATCATTATTAGTAAAGGAAACATAGCTACAGAAAAACCAAAAAAACTAGCTAGTACCGGAACTATCATACTGATAATGCGGGGAAAATAGACTTTGGTGATTAAACTAGCATTTTTTTCTAAAGATTTAGCGGTATTAGTCGTTGCTTCCACAAAATAAAACCAGAGTATTAGTCCACTGTAAACGTAGACAGAGAAAGGGATCGACACGTGTAAATTAGCTCCAGAGAAGGTTTTAAATAGAGCAAAGATAGTCATCATTAACAATGGTCTAACGGTAGACCAAAGTATCCCCAAGTACATCTGATTGAACTGAATTTTAATATCTCGGCGCACTAAATTGGCGATCAAGTGGCGATAATAGTAAATCTCTCGAAAATTAAGGCGCAAGGAGGCGGATGGGGGCTTGATCACCGTTTCTTGCTCATGAATTTTTCTGGTTTTAGCGTTATGAGACGAAAAATTCAAAAGTGTACTCCTAGTGTGGAAAATAAGAATAGAACTGTTATCT contains these protein-coding regions:
- a CDS encoding ABC transporter permease, coding for MNFSSHNAKTRKIHEQETVIKPPSASLRLNFREIYYYRHLIANLVRRDIKIQFNQMYLGILWSTVRPLLMMTIFALFKTFSGANLHVSIPFSVYVYSGLILWFYFVEATTNTAKSLEKNASLITKVYFPRIISMIVPVLASFFGFSVAMFPLLIMMLWLGIYPGWKLIALPLVILQCMFLILAVGLIFAALSLESKDFDRLLSQILFIGLYVSPVIFAPGLIPAAARPIYFLNPMAGTLLAFRSTLFNEFPFPLWQWIYSIIATIVLLAIGLLIYQKVEAFIADKL